From Rhodovastum atsumiense, a single genomic window includes:
- a CDS encoding urease subunit gamma → MNLTPREKDKLLVAMAAMVARRRLERGVKLNHPEAVALITDFVVEGARDGRSVADLMQAGAHVLTREQVMEGVAEMIPDVQVEATFPDGTKLVTVHEPIR, encoded by the coding sequence ATGAACCTGACGCCGCGCGAGAAGGACAAGCTGCTGGTGGCCATGGCCGCGATGGTGGCGCGCCGGCGGCTGGAGCGCGGGGTGAAGCTGAACCACCCCGAGGCGGTGGCGCTGATCACCGATTTCGTCGTGGAAGGCGCGCGCGACGGCCGCTCGGTCGCCGACCTGATGCAGGCGGGGGCGCATGTGCTCACGCGCGAGCAGGTGATGGAGGGCGTGGCCGAGATGATCCCCGACGTCCAGGTCGAGGCCACCTTCCCCGACGGCACCAAGCTGGTCACGGTCCACGAGCCGATCCGGTAA